The following are encoded in a window of Peromyscus eremicus chromosome 12, PerEre_H2_v1, whole genome shotgun sequence genomic DNA:
- the LOC131922529 gene encoding olfactory receptor 5AC1-like, translated as MTEENHTLVTEFILTGLTDQPTLKAALFLLFLIIYLITMVGNLGLIALIWKDPHLHTPMYLFLSSLAFADSCTSSSVTPKMLINFLSKNHEISLVECFAQFYFMGSSATTECFLLSVMAYDRYVAICNPLLYPVLMSNRLCTQFIAVTYLLGTLHLAVHVGLLLRLTFCRSNIIQYYYCEILQLFNISCIDPSVNMVVLSVFSFSIQAFTFLTIMISYVRVLFAILNKKSKKGKRKAFSTCSGHLLSVSLFYGTIFLIYVCPGSGPVGDKEKMLSLFYTVIIPLLNPFVYSLRNKEVIGAFKRAVRK; from the coding sequence ATGACAGAAGAAAACCATACTCTGGTGACTGAGTTTATCCTCACGGGACTCACAGATCAGCCCACATTAAAGGCTGCCCTGTTCCTACTGTTTCTCATCATCTACCTCATCACCATGGTGGGCAATCTTGGGCTGATTGCTCTCATCTGGAAGGACCCTCACCTTCACACCCCCATGTACCTATTCCTCAGCAGTTTAGCATTTGCCGACTCTTGCACTTCATCCTCTGTGACCCCCAAGATGCTTATCAACTTTTTATCTAAAAATCATGAAATATCCCTGGTCGAGTGCTTTGCtcagttttattttatgggcTCCAGTGCAACCACAGAATGTTTTCTCCTGTCtgtgatggcctatgaccgctatgtagCCATATGTAACCCCCTGCTTTATCCAGTGTTGATGTCCAATAGACTCTGTACTCAGTTTATAGCTGTGACCTACTTACTTGGTACTCTGCACTTGGCAGTTCATGTGGGTTTGTTACTTAGATTGACTTTCTGCAGATCCAACATTATACAATATTACTATTGTGAAATATTACAGCTTTTCAACATTTCTTGCATTGATCCTTCAGTTAACATGGTTGTGCTTTcagtcttttcattttctatacAAGCCTTCACTTTTCTAACCATCATGATCTCCTATGTCCGTGTCCTCTTTGCTATCCTGAACAAGAAGTCTAAGAAGGGCAAGAGAAAAGCCTTCTCCACCTGCAGTGGGCAcctgctctctgtctctttgttctATGGGACTATTTTTCTCATCTATGTTTGCCCTGGGTCTGGACCAGTTGGAGACAAAgagaagatgctttctttattttatacagTAATAATTCCCCTGCTCAATCCATTTGTTTACAGTCTGAGGAACAAAGAGGTTATAGGTGCCTTTAAAAGAGCAGTAAGGAAATAA